TACGCCATGAACTGGGCGAACAGCCGGTGGCCGACTGGCGCGAGGGCCATGTGAGCTTTCGCAACCGCGAGCTGGCCAGCCTGATCGACGAGCTTGGCCTGTACCGCCAGCAGCCGGTGTTGCTCGCCGACCCGGCACTGGGCCGCTACAAGGTGTCCGGCAACCTCGACGTGCATGATCCGGATGCCCTGCTCAATGCGCTCCCGGCATTGCTGCCAGTCAAGACCACCCTGTTGGCGGACGGTCGCCTGCGCATCGAACGACGCTGAAAACCATAATTTGAGAATTTTTATCATTCGCAGGTGAGGAAGTTTCGCAACGCCACGTCTTCCTCCTCGCCTGCCGCGTGACGGCGGGCCTTTTTCCGGCCTTTTGCCGTTTGGGGGAATCCATGTTGTCCGCGTTGCGTCCGTTGCACTGCCTGCCTGCCCGACCCACCCTGCTCGCCCTGTGCCTGGCCATGAGCCTGGCCGCCGAGGCGGCCCCGGTGGCCTTCGACCTGCCTGCCCAGCCACTGGCCCATTCGCTGAGCCAGCTGGCGCAGCAGGCCAAGGTCCAGCTGCTGTTCGACGAGGCCTTGCTCGGCAAGGCCCAGGCCCCGGCACTGAAAGGCGACTTCGAAGCCGAGGCGGCCATCAGCCGCCTGCTCGTGGGCAGCCGTTTCAGCGTGGTGCGCATGGGCAGCACCTACGTCGTGCGCCTGCGCGAGGATGACCCGAGCGCCGACAACAGCATCCAGCTGGGCGCCTTGAGCATCGTCGGCGATGGCCAGCAGGTCGACCCAGGCAACGTCGGGCGCTCGACCCTGGACCAGGAGCAGATCGACCGTTACCAACCAAGCAACATCCCCAGCGTCCTGGCCACCCTGCCCGGGGTGAACATGGGCGGATCGGCCAAGCCCGGTGGCCAGACCATCAACATCTGGGGCCTGGGCGACGCCGAGGACGTACCAATGACCGTCGATGGCGCACCCAAGAGCGGCTTCGAGCGCTACCAGCAGGGCACGATTTTCATCGAGCCGGAGCTGATCAAGCACATCGAGGTGGAGAAAGGCCCGCACTCGGTCAAGACCGGCAATGGCGGCTTCGGTGGCAGCGTCAACATGGAAACCAAGGATGCCGGCGACCTGTTGCAGGAAGGCCGCAACAGCGGCGCGATGCTCAAGTACGGCTATGCCAGCAACGATCACCAGCAAATCTACAGCTCGGCGTTGTTCGGCCGCACCGATGACGGGCGCATCGACGGCCTGGTCTATTACACCAAGCGCGACGGCGGCAACCTGAAGATGGCCGACAGCCTGCCGGACCCGACCAACCAGTGGCCGGTCAACCCCCAGCGCGTGCCCTACAGCGCCCTGGACCTGGACGGCGCGCTGCTCAAGACCAACATCCACTTCACCGACGAACACAGCCTGGGGCTGTCCTGGTCGCGTTCCGAGAGCGAACGCTGGACCACCTTCGCCTCCACCGCCTTCCCGGCGCCGCCAAACGCGGCGGACATCAAGAAGTATGGCTACGACGGCGCGCTCAAGCGCTTCCTGGCCAACCGCACGACCATCGACACCACCTGGTCGGCCACCTACAAGTACCAGCCCATCGAGAACCCTTGGGTCGACTTGCAGGTGAAGTACTCCGAATCCGATACCCGGCAGACCGACGAGCGTGACGCCACCGCGTTCTTCCAGCCAGCCACGGGCGGGCGCAAGATGGACACCGAGTACAAGGACCGCATGCTCGATGTGAAGAACACCAGCACCTTCCTCACCGGCCCCCTGGAGCACGCGCTCACGGCCGGCGTGCAGGTGCGCCGCCACGACCGCGACACGCAGATGTGGATGCCCGGCAAGACCTATGAAGTGCCCAAGTACAACTACGGCAACTTCCAGCCCTACTTCATGCCCAGCGGCCAGGTCGACAGCCAGGGCTATTACCTGCAGGACGCCATCACCCTGGGCGACCTGACCATCACCCCGTCGCTGCGCTATGACCATGTCACCAACGAGGGCAAGCCCAACGACGCCCCTTACTACAACAACCCTGCGGCCGGCCACGACTACAGCGACAAGACCTACAGCGGCTGGTCGCCACGCCTGTCGCTGTTCTGGAAGGTGACTGAACAGACCGCACTGTTCGCCGACTACAGCAAGACCTGGCGCGCCCCGGTGCTCGACGAGCAGTACGAGGTACAAGGCCTGGGCAGCCGTACCTCGACCAGCCGCGACCTCGACCCGGAACGCATCACCGGCATCCGCGTGGGCAGCATCAGCAACTTCGCCAACGTGTTCACCCAGGGCGACAGCGCCCAGGTGCGCACCATGTTGTTCCGCAACAAGATCACCGACGAGATCTTCAAGGCCACCGGCGTCGGTTGCCAGCAACAGTTGGTGACTGGCGGCACCATCGCCAATACCTGCGGCGGCGGCCTGATGGGCAACTACCGCAACATCGGCGACGTGGTCTACAAAGGCTTCGAGGTCGAGACGTTCTACGACTCGACCTACCTGTTCGGCGCAGTATCCTATTCGTGGATGGAAGGTCGCCACGAAGGTGCCTACACCAACCCCTGGGGGCCGGATGTGTGGGCCAAGGATGTCCCGGCACCGAAGTGGATCACCACACTGGGGGTGAAGATCCCGGCCTGGGATGCCCGCGTGGGCTGGACCGCCCAGTTCGTCGGTGCCACGAACCACCTGCCCAGCGACAAGTACTTCGAGGGCCCGGCCAGTGCGTTGGGTGACCGCTACTACGACAATTTTGGGAATGAGAAGTACGAGATCCATGGCTTGTTCGCCAACTGGAAGCCACAGCAGGCTTACCTGAAAGGCACCGAGGTGAACCTGACGGTCGACAACCTGTTCAACAAGGCCATCCGGCCCGAGCTGTCCGGAGAGAACGCCTACACCGTCGGGCGCAACGCCAAGATCAGTGTCACGCGATTCTTCTGAAGATGTCGGCCTGGGGTGACGCAATGGAATGCATCGCCCACCCGCTCAACATTCCCCCTCACCACATACCCGCTCGTGCGCCGCGGCGACGTTCAGCCGCATCGCCGCCAGGGCCAGGTCGATGACGTCCTGGGCCACCGCGTAGGTGCCTCGCGCCTGCATCCAGCAAAGGATATCGGCCAGGTGCCAGATCGAGACCGTGCCTTCGTGTACCGGCGCCGGAAAACTGTGGGGATGGGTGAGCATGAGCTTGCGCATGTTCTGCCGGGAAACCCCCACCAGTTGCGCCACATCGGTCAGCCCCACCAGATCGGGGGCGGCCTCGATCAACCGGGCTTGCGGGGCAACCCGCCGGACATCCGCCAAGGCGCTGTGAAGGGCGTCCTTCGCGCACCCGGCCTGCCGGGTGAAGAACAAGGCCATCCTGCCGGGCAGGCCAGTCCCCACGACGGCGTCATCACAGCCAGCCTCCCCCAGCTGCTCGACCAACGCATCGACATCCTCAGCATCGGCCAGTTGGTATTTGAGGGTGAATTCGTATTCCATCGTCATGGCTCCACGCGCCTTCGCGACTTGAGGTTCATACCCCTCGACGTGCAGTTGTCCACGACCCTGCGCAACTGGCGGGCAAAGGTGCCTGGGTTTCGGGGCGTGTTCCAGACACTGGTGATGCAGAACTCACCGCAACGGCATTCGAGATCGTTGTTGGGGCAGTAGATCCGCCCCCAGCAATGGCCACCGCCCACCACGACTCTCCATCCCTGCGCCTCGGCGTGCTTCAGGGTCTGCTCGATTTCCTTGCTGGGGTGGGTGGGGCGGGCCATCGATTGCGCTCCAGTATGGACAGGGGAGGAAGGTTGTCAAGCGACAACCAAAAGACACCGACGGGCGTCCTCCCGATCCAGCCTAGGATCTGCGGCGCGCGCAAAAGCCTCATCCCTTCAGCTTCGGAAGAGGCCTATGCGAAATAGGGAAATTGCGTAAATAGGGGGCAGCGTTACCACAACTTCCGATACGGGCAATTGCCTATCCGGCAATCAACCCGTCTGCCCGCAACAAGGTTTCCAGGCAATGCTCCCGGACCCCATAGAACGCCTTGAGCTGGCCGATCTTCTCCAGCAGCGCGCTGTTGTCCTGTGGCTGTCGACGCTTGACCGCGAGGATCATCTTGTTCTTGTTGGTGTGCTCCAACGAAATGAACTCGAAGACCTTGGTCTCGTAGCCACAGGCCTCGAGGTACAGCGCACGCAGGCTGTCGGTGAGCATCTCGGCCTGCTGCCCCAGGTGCAGGCCGTACTGCAGCATCGGCTGCAACAGGCCTGGGCTGTGCAGTTGCGGACGGATCTGCTTGTGACAGCACGGCGAGCACATGATGATCGCGGCGTTGCAACGGATACCGGTGTGGATGGCGTAGTCGGTGGCGATATCGCAGGCATGCAGGGCAATCATCACCTCGATGGCATCGGGCACCACGCTGCGCACGTCGCCACATTCGAACACCAGCCCCGGGTGCTCCAGTCGCGCGGCCGCCGCGTTGCACAACTCGACCATGTCCTGACGCAGCTCGACGCCGGTGACCTGCGCTTCACGCCCAAGGGTGTTGCGCAGGTAGTCGTGCATGGCGAAGGTCAGGTACCCTTTGCCCGAGCCGAAATCGGCGACCCGCAAGGGTTGCTCCACGGTCACGGGTGCGCTGCTGAGGGCGTGGTCGAAGACTTCGATGAACTTGTTGATCTGCTTCCACTTGCGTGACATCGAGGGGATCAGCGCGCCTTGCGCATCGGTCACCCCCAGGTCGCGCAGGAACGGCCGCGACAGTTCCAGGTAGCGCTTCTTCTCCCGATCATGCCCGCCCGCAGGCGCCTCGCGCGGAGCCTGCTGGGCCAGGTGGCGGCGCAGCATCGGCTTGCCCTTCTTGCTGAACTCCAGTTGCACTTCGCCGGCAGCGGTAAACAGGTGGGCATTGCGAAAATGCTCGGGCAACAGATCAGCCACCAGCGCCAGGGCTTGCCCCAGCGGCAGGTTGCGGGTGATGTCGCGGGTCTGGTGGCGGTAGACCAGTTGCAGGTTCATCTCACCCTTGATCTGCACCGGTTTGGCGATGATCCGCTGCAACGTCTGGTCGGCGCCGACATGGCGCGCCAGCACCAGCTTGCCGAGGCTGCCATTGGCCAGGGCGTCGGCCAGAAGGTCGAGAAACTGAGCGCGCGCGTCCGGCGCGGCGGGGGCGGAGGAAGGGAAAGACATGGAAACGGGTGCCTCGGAATGCGGGGGCGCTTTGCGCAATGGCGCACATTCTACGCGATGCAGGTCCCCCGCGAACCCCTGAGGAGAGCCGGCGACGGCCATGCCGCGCCAGCCTCGATATCGACACTGAACCTGCAGGAGCCGGCTTTGCCGGCGAAAGCGCCACTGCAGCCAGCACAGGGCGTTGTGCTGTGCGCTCAGTCGAGAATCACCAACCGATTGGGCAGTTCGTTACGCGCATGGGTCGGCGGCACATGCTCGCTGAGCAATTCACCGCAGGCCTCGATGCACTCGACGAAGCCCTGCAATGTTCGCCCCTGGCGCACCTGTTCGGTGAAGCGGGCGACGATGACCTCGCGCGCCTGCTCGGGCAGGTGCCGGGCGATTCCCTCGTCGACCAGGATCTCGACATGCCGCTCGGCTTCGCTGACGAAGATCAGCACCCCGGTGGCACCTGCGGTGCGCTGCAGGTTGAGTTCGAGAAACTGCTGGCGGGCCAACCCCGAGGCGCGCCGGCGGCGCAGCACGGCAGGCACCACCCAGGCAGACAACCGCGGATGACGCAACAGCAGGCACAGGCTGATGAAGGTCAGCATCTGCGCCAGCAACAGGCCATTAACCCCGATCCCCCCCAACCACAGGTGCAGCAGCCCGGGGACCAGCAACGCCAACAGGGCGGCCCAGAGCAATGGCAGATAGGGGAAGTCGTCGGCGCGGCGGGCCAGCACGGTCACAAGCTCGGCGTCGGTGCGCCGTTCGGCGCGGGCGATCGCCTCGGCGATCTGGCGCTGTTCGTATTCGGTCATGCCATCGTCTCTCGAGCGTTCTTATCGTTGTTATCCCGGCATCGGGGTGGCGAGAGTGTATCTCAACAAAGGCCTCATATAAGGCATAATCCGCGGCTGCGTCGGATCATGGACGAATGATCCCTAAAACCGCCACTGGACACTACGACAACAGGCGTACGAATAGTCTCGGCCTTTCGCCTCACTCAACAACGGAATTGATGATGAAACTGTCTTTGCTGGGCCTGGCCA
This genomic stretch from Pseudomonas entomophila harbors:
- a CDS encoding helix-turn-helix transcriptional regulator, producing MEYEFTLKYQLADAEDVDALVEQLGEAGCDDAVVGTGLPGRMALFFTRQAGCAKDALHSALADVRRVAPQARLIEAAPDLVGLTDVAQLVGVSRQNMRKLMLTHPHSFPAPVHEGTVSIWHLADILCWMQARGTYAVAQDVIDLALAAMRLNVAAAHERVCGEGEC
- a CDS encoding TPM domain-containing protein, which produces MTEYEQRQIAEAIARAERRTDAELVTVLARRADDFPYLPLLWAALLALLVPGLLHLWLGGIGVNGLLLAQMLTFISLCLLLRHPRLSAWVVPAVLRRRRASGLARQQFLELNLQRTAGATGVLIFVSEAERHVEILVDEGIARHLPEQAREVIVARFTEQVRQGRTLQGFVECIEACGELLSEHVPPTHARNELPNRLVILD
- a CDS encoding TonB-dependent receptor, producing the protein MLSALRPLHCLPARPTLLALCLAMSLAAEAAPVAFDLPAQPLAHSLSQLAQQAKVQLLFDEALLGKAQAPALKGDFEAEAAISRLLVGSRFSVVRMGSTYVVRLREDDPSADNSIQLGALSIVGDGQQVDPGNVGRSTLDQEQIDRYQPSNIPSVLATLPGVNMGGSAKPGGQTINIWGLGDAEDVPMTVDGAPKSGFERYQQGTIFIEPELIKHIEVEKGPHSVKTGNGGFGGSVNMETKDAGDLLQEGRNSGAMLKYGYASNDHQQIYSSALFGRTDDGRIDGLVYYTKRDGGNLKMADSLPDPTNQWPVNPQRVPYSALDLDGALLKTNIHFTDEHSLGLSWSRSESERWTTFASTAFPAPPNAADIKKYGYDGALKRFLANRTTIDTTWSATYKYQPIENPWVDLQVKYSESDTRQTDERDATAFFQPATGGRKMDTEYKDRMLDVKNTSTFLTGPLEHALTAGVQVRRHDRDTQMWMPGKTYEVPKYNYGNFQPYFMPSGQVDSQGYYLQDAITLGDLTITPSLRYDHVTNEGKPNDAPYYNNPAAGHDYSDKTYSGWSPRLSLFWKVTEQTALFADYSKTWRAPVLDEQYEVQGLGSRTSTSRDLDPERITGIRVGSISNFANVFTQGDSAQVRTMLFRNKITDEIFKATGVGCQQQLVTGGTIANTCGGGLMGNYRNIGDVVYKGFEVETFYDSTYLFGAVSYSWMEGRHEGAYTNPWGPDVWAKDVPAPKWITTLGVKIPAWDARVGWTAQFVGATNHLPSDKYFEGPASALGDRYYDNFGNEKYEIHGLFANWKPQQAYLKGTEVNLTVDNLFNKAIRPELSGENAYTVGRNAKISVTRFF
- a CDS encoding class I SAM-dependent methyltransferase, whose amino-acid sequence is MSFPSSAPAAPDARAQFLDLLADALANGSLGKLVLARHVGADQTLQRIIAKPVQIKGEMNLQLVYRHQTRDITRNLPLGQALALVADLLPEHFRNAHLFTAAGEVQLEFSKKGKPMLRRHLAQQAPREAPAGGHDREKKRYLELSRPFLRDLGVTDAQGALIPSMSRKWKQINKFIEVFDHALSSAPVTVEQPLRVADFGSGKGYLTFAMHDYLRNTLGREAQVTGVELRQDMVELCNAAAARLEHPGLVFECGDVRSVVPDAIEVMIALHACDIATDYAIHTGIRCNAAIIMCSPCCHKQIRPQLHSPGLLQPMLQYGLHLGQQAEMLTDSLRALYLEACGYETKVFEFISLEHTNKNKMILAVKRRQPQDNSALLEKIGQLKAFYGVREHCLETLLRADGLIAG